From Paenibacillus graminis:
CCTTAATATGTATGGTTTGCGTTTACTGCACGAATGTGTTGGCTACCCGCTCCGATTTCCGGAAATAAGCCACCCAAATGATGCAGGTAAAGAGTGACCTCAGAAGATCACGGATGCCGTTTACTCCACCCATCTCATTTATAAGCGGTATGTTCAGTGACAAAGTATAATCAATAACGCTTATCAGCAGATTAATGCAATATAACAGAATGATCATTCGGGGCAATAGAGCCTTTTTCTGATAGAACAACACCAAGGTAAAGACACAGAGCAGCAGCAACAGCACATTCGAAGCGGCCTCAAATATAATCAGCGGTGCCCACAGCGGATGGTATAGCTCGCCTTCTTTGGATGTAAGTATATCCCAGTACTCCGGGTTGA
This genomic window contains:
- a CDS encoding DUF2569 domain-containing protein yields the protein MEVKVQQEQQESKVYIPHGPSGLGGWLVLVQIGLIATLFLVALQLLNYNLPSFNPEYWDILTSKEGELYHPLWAPLIIFEAASNVLLLLLCVFTLVLFYQKKALLPRMIILLYCINLLISVIDYTLSLNIPLINEMGGVNGIRDLLRSLFTCIIWVAYFRKSERVANTFVQ